Proteins from a genomic interval of Debaryomyces hansenii CBS767 chromosome E complete sequence:
- a CDS encoding DEHA2E17754p (no similarity), translated as MTQNISGQYNKPTVKENSEPGKKNNRIFRGNPNYVNFLNREVKEFFQNKLINTYDEKPYFQESKINSRGMVLYKRDKDFENGGGTIWTNNQKEVFFNCLARYSIHQIDAICDNLPDKSAIEIMNYYDCLAHELKRLKRQVVKRRKYHKVKIVKDEQEVEYRFKSLPNRKNLIKYENIPAAYEMSEKFIRMEEIQAEMISQRERSKTNDENQRFKRQFNEYTISKRQKKNRNESNIPEDQAVAIEEAEDEKTGLINYDTACELSRSLYSNNKITPLHNNKLVPKLHYKSLVLFDQIARLTTEKILLKILEHKIVSLWLNQRQIPFEDDTTPLKIAHGDIYRAINSLNLFEIPKSGYQSLKKAGGRSMRINNYFSQLPERLNVEIRDNIDSKEKFNLSNKSYKKMILNDTDRVYGERFKPEFFNNEFTSIDNLNQKESEPKNSDPISIPHISSLPNSNPTIMNEIRLTNHKNTNELEEQIESELVRLEVHNLEEHDSHKSNIYEHSLFTYLTSFNKDDESVKDSMYNKDEAEAILAQKEDSETDSDSPYDQETNEDVGNFNTNGISLHVEEEGENEGEEIGKENNNEEQTEPTIMITKSLFHNFNYKFANYDDDSD; from the coding sequence ATGACCCAAAACATAAGTGGACAGTATAATAAACCAACCGTGAAAGAAAATTCGGAACCGGGCAAAAAAAATAACAGAATTTTTAGAGGGAATCCTAATTATGtcaattttcttaataGAGAGGTCAAGgaattctttcaaaacaaattaataaacACTTATGATGAGAAACCATATTTTCAGGAGTCTAAGATCAATAGCAGGGGTATGGTGTTATATAAAAGAGATAaggattttgaaaatggtgGTGGGACAATTTGGACTAATAACCAGAAAGAagtatttttcaattgtcTTGCAAGGTACTCTATTCATCAAATCGATGCAATCTGCGATAACCTACCAGACAAATCAGCtattgaaataatgaattattacgATTGTCTTGCGcatgaattgaaaagattaaaaCGTCAAGTGGTGAAGAGGCGGAAATATCATAAAGTCAAAATAGTTAAAGACGAACAAGAAGTCGAATATAGGTTTAAAAGTTTACCTAACCggaaaaatttaataaaatatgaGAATATACCGGCAGCATACGAAAtgagtgaaaaatttataagGATGGAGGAAATACAGGCTGAAATGATAAGCCAAAGAGAACGAAGCAAGactaatgatgaaaatcaaagatttaAGCGTCAGTTTAATGAGTATACTATAAGCAAAAgacaaaagaagaatagAAATGAAAGTAATATACCCGAGGATCAAGCAGTAGCGATCGAAGAAGccgaagatgaaaaaacaggattgataaattatgaTACTGCCTGTGAGCTTAGTAGAAGCTTATATctgaataataaaattacaCCATTGCATAATAACAAATTAGTACCAAAATTGCATTACAAATCacttgtattatttgatcaGATAGCTAGACTTACTACGGAGAagattttattgaagattctAGAACATAAGATAGTCCTGCTTTGGTTAAATCAAAGACAAATACCTTTCGAAGACGATACAACACCGCTTAAAATAGCACACGGGGATATATATCGAGCGATTAATAGCCTTAATCTTTTTGAAATCCCGAAAAGTGGCTATCAATCCCTTAAAAAAGCGGGAGGTAGGTCCATGAGAATTAATAACTACTTTTCACAATTACCCGAAAGGTTGAACGTTGAAATAAGAGACAATATAGACAGTAAGGAGAAATTCAACTTgtctaataaatcatataaaaaaatgatCCTTAATGATACAGATAGGGTATATGGTGAGAGGTTCAAGCCTGAgttctttaataatgaattcacTTCTATTGATAATCTAAACCAAAAGGAGAGTGAGCCTAAAAATAGTGATCCAATTTCAATACCACACATATCTTCTCTACCGAATAGTAACCCCACAATTATGAACGAGATCAGACTAACAAATCATAAGAACActaatgaattagaagaacAAATAGAACTGGAACTAGTCAGATTAGAAGTACACAACTTAGAAGAGCATGATTCACATAAATCTAATATTTATGAGcattcattatttacataTTTGACTCTGttcaataaagatgatgagAGTGTTAAAGATTCAATgtataataaagatgaagCCGAAGCCATACTAGCACAAAAGGAAGATTCAGAAACTGATTCAGATTCACCATACGACCAAGAAACTAATGAAGATGTCGGTAATTTTAATACTAATGGTATAAGCTTGCatgttgaagaagaggGGGAAAACGAAGGAGAAGAAATAGGGAAGGAGAACAATAACGAAGAACAAACCGAACCCACCATAATGATTACAAAGTCATTGTTTcacaatttcaattataagTTTGCGaattatgatgatgattctgattga